The following are encoded together in the Microterricola viridarii genome:
- a CDS encoding adenylosuccinate synthase, with protein sequence MPAIVLIGAQWGDEGKGKATDLLGSRVDYVVKFNGGNNAGHTVVVGSEKYALHLLPSGILTPNVTPVISNGVVVDIEVLFEELDALESRGVDVSKLKVSANAHVITQYHRTLDKVTERFLGKRQIGTTGRGIGPSYADKINRVGIRIQDLFDENILRQKVEGALDQKNHLLVKVYNRRAISVDEIVDELLSYAERLRPMVDDTALTLHQALEAGKTVLFEGGQATMLDVDHGTYPFVTSSNATSGGAVTGSGIAPNKIDRVIAVVKAYTTRVGAGPFPTELFDESGEFLRSNGFEFGTTTGRPRRCGWYDAPIARYTARINGVTDFVLTKLDVLTGLETIPVCVAYDVDGVRHDEVPVSQSDFHHATPIYEEFPGWTEDITGARTFEDLPKNAQDYVLAIEAISGSRMSVIGVGPGRDEIIVRHDLID encoded by the coding sequence ACAACGCCGGACACACGGTGGTCGTCGGCAGCGAGAAGTATGCGCTGCACCTGCTGCCCTCCGGCATCCTGACCCCCAACGTCACGCCCGTCATCTCCAACGGTGTTGTCGTCGACATCGAGGTGCTGTTCGAGGAGCTCGACGCCCTCGAGTCGCGCGGCGTCGACGTCTCCAAGCTCAAGGTGAGCGCCAACGCGCACGTCATCACCCAGTACCACCGCACGCTCGACAAGGTCACCGAGCGCTTCCTCGGCAAGCGCCAGATCGGCACCACCGGTCGCGGCATCGGCCCGAGCTACGCCGACAAGATCAACCGCGTCGGCATCCGCATCCAGGACCTCTTCGACGAGAACATCCTGCGGCAGAAGGTCGAGGGCGCCCTCGACCAGAAGAATCACCTGCTGGTCAAGGTCTACAACCGTCGCGCCATTTCGGTCGATGAGATCGTTGACGAGCTGCTCAGCTACGCCGAGCGCCTGCGCCCGATGGTCGACGACACCGCGCTCACGCTGCACCAGGCGCTCGAGGCCGGCAAGACCGTGCTGTTCGAGGGCGGCCAGGCCACGATGCTGGATGTCGACCACGGCACCTACCCGTTCGTCACCTCGTCGAACGCAACCTCCGGCGGCGCCGTCACCGGCTCTGGCATCGCACCGAACAAGATCGACCGCGTGATCGCCGTCGTCAAGGCGTACACGACCCGCGTCGGCGCCGGCCCGTTCCCGACCGAGCTGTTCGACGAGTCCGGCGAGTTCCTGCGCTCCAACGGCTTCGAGTTCGGCACCACCACCGGTCGCCCGCGCCGCTGTGGCTGGTACGACGCCCCGATCGCCCGCTACACGGCGCGCATCAACGGTGTCACCGACTTCGTGCTCACCAAGCTCGACGTGCTCACCGGTCTGGAGACCATCCCGGTCTGCGTCGCCTACGACGTCGACGGCGTGCGCCACGACGAGGTGCCCGTGTCGCAGTCGGACTTCCACCACGCCACCCCGATCTACGAGGAGTTCCCCGGCTGGACCGAGGACATCACGGGCGCGCGCACATTCGAGGACCTGCCCAAGAACGCGCAGGACTACGTGCTCGCCATCGAGGCGATCAGCGGCTCGCGCATGTCGGTCATCGGCGTCGGCCCCGGCCGCGACGAGATCATCGTGCGTCACGATCTGATCGACTAG